A single genomic interval of Tursiops truncatus isolate mTurTru1 chromosome 1, mTurTru1.mat.Y, whole genome shotgun sequence harbors:
- the DEDD gene encoding death effector domain-containing protein, protein MAGLKRRASQVWPEEHGEQEHGLYSLHRMFDIVGTHLTHRDVRVLSFLFVDVIDDHERGLIRNGRDFLLALERQGRCDESNFRQVLQLLRIITRHDLLPYVTLKRRRAVCPDLVDKYLEETSIRYVTPRALSDPEPRPPHPPKTVPPHYPVVCCPTSGPQMCSKRPARGRATLGSQRKRRKSVTPDPKEKQTCDIRLRVRAEYCQHETALQGNVFSNKQDPLERQFERFNQANTILKSRDLGSIICDIKFSELTYLDAFWRDYINGSLLEALKGVFITDSLKQAVGHEAIKLLVNVDEEDYELGRQKLLRNLMLQALP, encoded by the exons ATGGCGGGCCTAAAGCGGAGGGCAAGCCAGGTGTGGCCCGAAGAGCATGGTGAGCAAGAGCATGGGCTGTATAGCCTGCATCGCATGTTTGACATCGTGGGCACCCACCTGACACACAGAGACGTACgagttctttccttcctctttgttGATGTCATTGATGACCACGAGCGTGGCCTCATCCGAAATGGACGTGACTTCTTATTGGCGCTGGAGCGCCAGGGCCGCTGTGATGAGAGTAACTTTCGCCAGGTGCTGCAACTGCTGCGCATCATCACTCGCCATGACCTGCTGCCCTACGTCACCCTCAAGAGGAGACGGGCTG TGTGCCCTGATCTTGTAGACAAATATCTGGAAGAGACATCAATTCGCTATGTGACACCCAGAGCCCTCAGCGATCCAGAACCgaggcctccccacccccctaaAACAG TGCCTCCCCACTATCCTGTGGTGTGCTGCCCCACTTCGGGCCCTCAGATGTGTAGCAAGCGGCCAGCTCGAGGGAGAGCCACACTTGGGAGCCAGCGAAAACGCCGGAAGTCAGTGACACCAGATCCCAAGGAAAAGCAGACATGCG ACATCAGACTGCGGGTTCGGGCTGAATACTGCCAGCATGAGACTGCTCTGCAGGGCAACGTCTTCTCTAACAAGCAGGACCCACTTGAGCGCCAGTTTGAGCGCTTTAACCAGGCCAACACCATCCTCAAGTCCCGGGACCTGGGTTCCATCATCTGTGACATCAAGTTCTCTGAGCTCACCTACCTCGATGCATTCTGGCGCGACTATATCAATGGCTCATTACTAGAGGCACTTAAAGGTGTCTTCATCACAGACTCCCTCAAGCAGGCTGTGGGCCACGAGGCCATCAAGCTGCTGGTGAATGTGGACGAGGAGGACTATGAGCTGGGCCGACAGAAACTCCTGAGGAACTTGATGCTGCAAGCATTGCCCTGA
- the NIT1 gene encoding deaminated glutathione amidase isoform X2: protein MLGFIVRPPHELLSLLCPGLRIPRLSVLCAQPRLRAMAVSSSSWELPLVAVCQVTSTPDKEQNFITCAELIREAARLGACLAFLPEAFDFIARNPEETLHLSEPLGGNLLGEYTQLARECGLWLSLGGFHERGQDWEQTQKIYNCHVILNNKGSVVATYRKTHLCDVEIPGQGPMHESNSTIPGPSLESPISTPAGKIGLAICYDMRFPELSLALVQAGAEILTYPSAFGSVTGPAHWEVLLRARAIESQCYVVAAAQCGRHHEKRASYGHSMVVDPWGTVVARCSEGPGLCLARIDLNYLRRLRQHLPVFQHRRPELYGHLGHPLS, encoded by the exons AT GTTGGGCTTCATCGTCAGGCCTCCTCACGAGCTCCTGTCCCTTTTGTGTCCTGGACTCCGGATACCTCGACTCTCAGTACTTTGTGCTCAGCCCAG ACTCAGAGCCATGgctgtctcctcttcctcctgggaaCTACCCCTGGTGGCTGTGTGCCAGGTAACATCGACACCAGACAAGGAGCAGAACTTTATAACATGTGCTGAGCTGATTCGGGAGGCTGCCAGACTGGGCGCTTGCCTGGCTTTCCTGCCTGAGGCATTTGACTTCATTGCACGGAACCCTGAAGAGACGCTTCACCTGTCTGAGCCACTGGGTGGGAACCTTTTGGGAGAATATACCCAGCTTGCCAG GGAATGTGGACTCTGGCTGTCCTTGGGTGGTTTCCATGAGCGTGGCCAAGACTGGGAGCAGACTCAGAAAATCTACAATTGTCATGTGATTCTGAACAACAAGG GGTCAGTAGTGGCCACGTATAGGAAGACGCATCTGTGTGACGTAGAGATTCCAGGGCAGGGGCCTATGCATGAAAGCAACTCTACCATACCTGGGCCCAGTCTTGAGTCTCCTATCAGCACACCAGCAGGCAAG ATTGGTCTAGCTATCTGCTATGACATGCGGTTCCCTGAACTCTCTCTGGCATTGGTTCAGGCTGGAGCAGAAATACTTACCTACCCTTCAGCGTTTGGATCTGTTACAGGCCCAGCCCATTGGGAG GTGTTGCTGCGGGCCCGTGCCATTGAAAGCCAGTGCTACGTAGTGGCAGCAGCACAGTGTGGACGCCACCATGAGAAGAGAGCAAGTTATGGCCATAGCATGGTGGTAGATCCCTGGGGAACAGTGGTGGCCCGCTGCTCTGAAGGACCAGGCCTCTGCCTTGCCCGAATTGACCTCAATTATCTGCGACGGTTGCGCCAACACCTGCCTGTGTTCCAGCATCGTAGGCCTGAACTCTATGGCCATCTGGGTCACCCACTGTCTTAA
- the NIT1 gene encoding deaminated glutathione amidase isoform X3, producing MAVSSSSWELPLVAVCQVTSTPDKEQNFITCAELIREAARLGACLAFLPEAFDFIARNPEETLHLSEPLGGNLLGEYTQLARECGLWLSLGGFHERGQDWEQTQKIYNCHVILNNKGSVVATYRKTHLCDVEIPGQGPMHESNSTIPGPSLESPISTPAGKIGLAICYDMRFPELSLALVQAGAEILTYPSAFGSVTGPAHWEVLLRARAIESQCYVVAAAQCGRHHEKRASYGHSMVVDPWGTVVARCSEGPGLCLARIDLNYLRRLRQHLPVFQHRRPELYGHLGHPLS from the exons ATGgctgtctcctcttcctcctgggaaCTACCCCTGGTGGCTGTGTGCCAGGTAACATCGACACCAGACAAGGAGCAGAACTTTATAACATGTGCTGAGCTGATTCGGGAGGCTGCCAGACTGGGCGCTTGCCTGGCTTTCCTGCCTGAGGCATTTGACTTCATTGCACGGAACCCTGAAGAGACGCTTCACCTGTCTGAGCCACTGGGTGGGAACCTTTTGGGAGAATATACCCAGCTTGCCAG GGAATGTGGACTCTGGCTGTCCTTGGGTGGTTTCCATGAGCGTGGCCAAGACTGGGAGCAGACTCAGAAAATCTACAATTGTCATGTGATTCTGAACAACAAGG GGTCAGTAGTGGCCACGTATAGGAAGACGCATCTGTGTGACGTAGAGATTCCAGGGCAGGGGCCTATGCATGAAAGCAACTCTACCATACCTGGGCCCAGTCTTGAGTCTCCTATCAGCACACCAGCAGGCAAG ATTGGTCTAGCTATCTGCTATGACATGCGGTTCCCTGAACTCTCTCTGGCATTGGTTCAGGCTGGAGCAGAAATACTTACCTACCCTTCAGCGTTTGGATCTGTTACAGGCCCAGCCCATTGGGAG GTGTTGCTGCGGGCCCGTGCCATTGAAAGCCAGTGCTACGTAGTGGCAGCAGCACAGTGTGGACGCCACCATGAGAAGAGAGCAAGTTATGGCCATAGCATGGTGGTAGATCCCTGGGGAACAGTGGTGGCCCGCTGCTCTGAAGGACCAGGCCTCTGCCTTGCCCGAATTGACCTCAATTATCTGCGACGGTTGCGCCAACACCTGCCTGTGTTCCAGCATCGTAGGCCTGAACTCTATGGCCATCTGGGTCACCCACTGTCTTAA
- the PFDN2 gene encoding prefoldin subunit 2 gives MAENSGRTGKNSGSGAGKGTVSAEQVIAGFNRLRQEQRGLASKAAELEMELNEHSLVIDTLKEVDETRKCYRMVGGVLVERTVKEVLPALENNKEQIQKIIETLTQQLQAKGKELNEFREKHNIRLMGEDEKPGAKENSDGAGAKSSSAGVLVS, from the exons ATGGCGGAGAACAGCGGTCGCACTGGCAAGAACAGCGGGAGCGGCGCGGGGAAGGGGACGGTGTCAGCAGAGCAG GTAATCGCTGGCTTCAACCGCCTTCGGCAGGAACAGCGTGGCCTGGCATCCAAAGCAGCTGAGCTGGAGATGGAGTTGAATGAGCACAG CCTAGTGATCGATACTCTGAAGGAGGTAGATGAGACCCGCAAGTGCTACCGCATGGTTGGAGGGGTACTGGTGGAGCGGACTGTCAAAGAGGTGCTGCCTGCCTTGGAGAACAACAAGGAGCAG ATACAGAAGATCATTGAGACACTGACACAGCAGCTTCAGGCAAAgggaaaagaactaaatgaattcCGGGAAAAGCACAATATTCGTCTCATGGGGGAAGACGAGAAGCCAGGAGCCAAGGAAAACTCAGATGGAGCTGGGGCTAAGTCCAGCTCAGCTGGAGTGTTGGTCTCCTAG
- the KLHDC9 gene encoding kelch domain-containing protein 9 — protein MGPSEELAVLGLSEFNRLSRFLLTSHSSCRHGDNTNSWWLPRSPVSTVTDALRPSVCSGRAAAAAVVAGRRRSEAGGLRWGPGQASGRGVEAVPGKPAPPGRGAPGRRPRSPPLPGPMAGAVGGTGGSGWTWRPVARDPLLARAFHSCTELRGRFYLVGGLLAGGAREPSSDMVVFDPAEGQAVRVGARGGPRRSHHDAAPVGGRWVCVVGGWDGSRRLATVSALDTERGVWEAWTAAPGSCSPAGLSSHTCTRLSDRELRVAGREGGTRTQRRYGSIYTLRLDPGARTYCYKEEGYHTVSRSGHCAALLRSPGPHPGHQLLLFGGCNSAEAEVAGHWSHGKIKEEPPAAPRLTEQLASLVSSGQGSQQGPRGLRHHSCSVVGPFAVLFGGETLTRARDTICNDLYIYDTRKSPSLWFHFPCADHGLKRVGHRTCLWNDQLYLVGGFGEDGRTASPQVCILDLFI, from the exons ATGGGTCCTTCTGAGGAACTGGCTGTCCTCGGACTTTCCGAATTTAACAGACTTTCAAGATTTTTACTGACCTCGCACAGCTCCTGTCGCCATGGTGACAACACTAATTCATGGTGGCTACCCAGGTCTCCTGTCTCCACGGTAACCGATGCTTTGCGACCTTCAGTTTGCAGCGGTCGTGCTGCAGCCGCTGCAGTGGTTGCTGGGCGACGGCGGAGCGAAGCAGGTGGTTTGAGGTGGGGACCCGGACAGGCTTCCGGTAGGGGTGTAGAGGCGGTTCCGGGGAAGCCTGCGCCCCCAGGTAGGGGTGCTCCGGGCCGCCGGCCCCGCAGCCCGCCCCTCCCCGGGCCCATGGCCGGGGCGGTGGGTGGGACAGGGGGCTCAGGCTGGACTTGGCGGCCGGTGGCGCGGGATCCGCTGCTGGCGCGGGCCTTTCATTCATGCACCGAACTGCGGGGACGGTTCTATCTGGTGGGGGGTCTCCTAGCCGGAGGAGCGAGAGAGCCGAGCAGTGATATGGTGGTCTTCGATCCGGCTGAGGGCCAGGCCGTGCGGGTGGGAGCCCGGGGCGGCCCGAGGCGCAGCCACCACGACGCGGCGCCGGTGGGCGGGCGCTGGGTCTGTGTAGTGGGCGGCTGGGATGGGTCGCGCCGCCTGGCCACAGTAAGCGCCCTGGACACCGAGCGCGGTGTGTGGGAGGCGTGGACCGCCGCCCCCGGCAGCTGCTCCCCTGCCGGCCTCAGTAGTCACACCTGTACCCGCCTCTCCGACCGAGAGCTGCGGGTGGCAGGCAGGGAGGGCGGGACTCGCACTCAGCGTCGTTATGGAAGCATCTACACGTTAAGGCTGGACCCTGGCGCCCGCACCTATTG CTATAAGGAAGAAGGCTACCACACAGTCTCACGTTCAGGTCACTGCGCTGCCCTACTCCGAAGTCCTGGGCCCCACCCAGGTCACCAGCTATTGCTCTTTGGGGGCTGCAACTCAGCTGAAGCAGAAGTAGCTGGGCATTGGAGTCATGGGAAGATTAAG GAGGAGCCACCTGCTGCCCCCCGTCTGACGGAACAGCTTGCAAGTCTCGTGAGCAGTGGGCAGGGGTCCCAGCAGGGGCCTCGAGGACTCCGGCATCACTCGTGTTCTGTGGTTGGGCCCTTTGCTGTGCTGTTTGGTGGAGAAACTCTGACTAGAGCCCGAGACACCATCTGCAATGACCTCTACATCTATGATACCC GAAAGTCTCCTTCTCTGTGGTTCCACTTCCCCTGTGCAGACCATGGACTAAAACGCGTGGGCCATCGGACCTGCCTTTGGAATGATCAGCTCTACCTGGTTGGGGGTTTTGGTGAGGATGGCAGGACAGCTAGTCCACAGGTTTGCATTCTGGACCTCTTTATCTGA